In Candidatus Limnocylindrales bacterium, a single window of DNA contains:
- a CDS encoding ATP-grasp domain-containing protein, with protein sequence MRILLTGVSTRAMVESALKSLPARKILSLDYFGDYDLQGLCENYSLKRTFSRPFTASNLFSASQYLSFQAVIYTSNLENYPSLLKKFQRKSILLGNSPKTLSRIRNPKIFFPFLERTEIPHPKTYFEDRKGKIEQSDPGFSQSIFLQKPICSGGGFGITQISAPEKKARQVIQEYIPGLPCSALFLANGQDSVLIGLTEQLIGLEEFGSRGFRYCGNILGKVWRETEGPHLLGELAEITTLLTREFKLRGANGIDFILKDGVPYLLEVNPRYTAAMELIEKAYHLPIVEAHLNSLEGYLPAFNLMTYLEKGYWGKAILFAEKDLKVPPIQRDWFEKGIRDIPLEGELIYKGEPVCTLFACGSTREACYRELVGKAEKLKADLTSFGLIHDSPEKQPPKELLEKYPH encoded by the coding sequence ATGAGAATCCTTTTAACTGGAGTCAGCACGCGGGCAATGGTCGAATCCGCCTTGAAAAGTCTTCCTGCCCGGAAGATTCTCTCCCTGGATTACTTCGGTGATTACGACTTGCAGGGACTTTGTGAGAATTACTCCCTTAAACGGACCTTCTCCAGGCCCTTTACGGCTTCGAATCTGTTTTCTGCCAGTCAGTATTTATCTTTCCAGGCGGTTATCTATACCTCAAATCTGGAAAATTATCCCTCCCTCCTAAAGAAATTTCAGCGTAAGAGTATTCTGCTGGGTAATTCCCCTAAAACCCTCTCCCGAATTCGTAATCCCAAGATTTTCTTCCCCTTTCTGGAAAGAACCGAAATTCCCCACCCCAAAACCTATTTTGAAGATCGAAAAGGGAAGATTGAACAGAGCGATCCTGGATTTTCGCAATCTATATTCTTACAAAAACCGATTTGTAGCGGGGGTGGGTTTGGGATTACCCAGATAAGCGCGCCAGAAAAAAAAGCTCGACAGGTTATCCAGGAGTATATCCCGGGTCTGCCTTGCTCTGCCCTGTTCCTGGCTAACGGTCAAGATAGTGTATTGATCGGCTTAACAGAACAACTTATCGGCCTTGAGGAATTTGGTAGCCGGGGATTCAGGTACTGTGGAAACATCCTGGGAAAGGTCTGGAGAGAAACTGAAGGCCCTCACCTCCTGGGAGAGCTGGCAGAAATTACGACCCTTTTAACCCGGGAATTTAAACTCCGGGGAGCTAATGGAATCGATTTTATCTTAAAAGATGGAGTCCCCTATCTTTTAGAAGTCAACCCTCGTTACACGGCAGCCATGGAGCTGATTGAAAAAGCCTACCATCTGCCGATTGTGGAGGCCCATCTGAATTCTTTGGAAGGTTACCTGCCGGCTTTTAATCTTATGACCTATCTGGAGAAGGGATATTGGGGTAAGGCTATTCTCTTTGCCGAAAAAGATTTGAAAGTCCCCCCCATTCAAAGAGATTGGTTTGAGAAGGGAATCCGGGATATTCCCCTGGAAGGGGAGCTTATCTACAAAGGAGAACCTGTTTGCACCCTTTTTGCCTGTGGCTCGACTCGAGAAGCCTGTTATAGAGAGTTGGTAGGAAAAGCCGAAAAGTTAAAGGCCGATCTGACATCTTTTGGTTTGATCCACGACTCCCCGGAGAAGCAACCCCCTAAGGAACTTCTTGAAAAATATCCTCATTAG
- a CDS encoding N-acyl homoserine lactonase family protein, translating into MKIKQVVALILAILAISFVFSTGKASAAESAKFDKLYCVNFATLANYPLDALLFGVGRGEKVNVPFQLCLAKSGNTVVALDSGFTNMEIGQKWGAKDYVDYKTAFAKTGIKPEDVNYVTIGHAHWDHAGGTGAFPNAKFIIQTRELEFAAGSMTQNKQAKAGFEPADILNLVKLNWEGRVILVDGDVQDVIPGLSVYLTPGHTAGTQTVCLETTKGRACYTSDAVYMYRNINEDIPLGFGLNLYQMVESYKKIRAAVGNGLLIPGHEPLLYSEPEKHGFKKIDDRTIAVVE; encoded by the coding sequence ATGAAGATCAAACAGGTTGTTGCTTTGATCCTCGCTATTCTAGCTATTTCCTTTGTTTTTTCTACCGGCAAAGCAAGTGCTGCAGAATCGGCCAAGTTTGATAAGTTATATTGTGTTAATTTTGCCACTCTGGCAAATTATCCGTTAGATGCTCTATTATTTGGAGTTGGAAGAGGCGAGAAAGTCAATGTTCCTTTCCAGCTTTGCCTTGCCAAGAGCGGAAATACGGTGGTAGCCCTGGATTCTGGCTTCACCAACATGGAAATAGGTCAGAAATGGGGTGCTAAAGATTACGTTGATTATAAAACTGCCTTTGCAAAAACCGGCATTAAGCCCGAAGATGTTAATTACGTAACCATTGGACATGCTCACTGGGATCATGCCGGGGGTACTGGCGCTTTCCCCAATGCCAAGTTTATCATCCAAACCAGGGAATTGGAATTTGCAGCGGGCTCTATGACTCAAAATAAACAAGCTAAAGCAGGTTTTGAACCGGCCGACATCCTGAACCTGGTCAAATTGAACTGGGAAGGAAGAGTGATCCTGGTCGATGGAGATGTTCAAGATGTTATTCCCGGTCTAAGCGTCTATCTGACTCCAGGTCATACAGCCGGAACTCAAACTGTCTGCTTAGAAACGACCAAAGGAAGAGCCTGCTATACTTCGGATGCCGTTTATATGTACCGGAATATAAATGAAGACATTCCCCTTGGATTCGGTTTAAATTTGTATCAAATGGTTGAATCTTATAAGAAGATTCGTGCGGCAGTCGGTAACGGTTTACTCATTCCCGGTCATGAACCCCTCCTTTACTCTGAACCTGAGAAACATGGGTTCAAGAAAATTGACGATCGTACTATCGCAGTCGTTGAATAA
- a CDS encoding peptidylprolyl isomerase, whose protein sequence is MMGIGFFLFTTILFSLFSTFSQAENSPSPILAKIDGIEITVEEFKASFDNLPAETKKKYSTPEGKEKFLEELINQKILLKEAESRGIPERKEVIQQIKEATAQIIIVNLINELKRDVKITEAEARQYYEEHKDEFRTIDQVRVRHILIRPASADSDADTKAKEKAEKILELIRSGADFGTMAKQISEDKVSGQKGGDLGYLTREQMDPEVARFVFSMNPGEIAGPIKTNVGYHIIKLDEKKLGDQLDFERVENKVRDRALLDKQSRVAGELLASLKKNLKIVLDKEQLDLIK, encoded by the coding sequence ATGATGGGTATAGGGTTCTTCTTGTTTACTACAATCCTCTTCTCCCTGTTCTCTACCTTCAGCCAGGCAGAAAATTCTCCTTCCCCTATACTGGCTAAAATCGACGGGATTGAAATAACCGTAGAAGAGTTTAAAGCCTCCTTTGATAATCTTCCGGCAGAAACTAAAAAGAAGTACTCCACCCCAGAGGGCAAGGAAAAATTCTTGGAAGAGTTGATAAATCAAAAAATTCTCTTAAAAGAGGCAGAAAGTCGAGGTATTCCTGAAAGGAAAGAAGTTATTCAACAAATTAAGGAGGCCACTGCACAAATTATCATTGTCAACCTCATAAATGAGCTCAAACGGGATGTTAAAATCACCGAAGCCGAAGCGCGCCAATACTATGAAGAGCACAAGGATGAATTCCGCACCATAGACCAGGTTCGAGTTCGTCATATCTTGATCAGGCCAGCTTCTGCAGATTCAGATGCCGATACAAAAGCTAAGGAAAAAGCCGAAAAAATTCTAGAGTTGATTCGAAGTGGAGCTGACTTCGGCACCATGGCCAAGCAGATCTCGGAGGATAAAGTTTCCGGTCAAAAAGGAGGAGATTTAGGCTATTTAACCCGGGAGCAGATGGATCCCGAGGTAGCCAGATTCGTCTTCTCTATGAACCCTGGAGAAATTGCCGGACCGATCAAAACCAATGTGGGTTATCATATTATCAAATTAGATGAGAAAAAGTTGGGAGATCAGTTGGATTTTGAGAGGGTTGAGAATAAGGTACGGGATAGAGCTTTGCTGGACAAACAATCCCGAGTTGCCGGTGAACTTCTGGCCTCTTTGAAGAAAAATTTAAAAATTGTACTTGACAAGGAGCAGTTAGATTTGATTAAGTAA
- a CDS encoding MBL fold metallo-hydrolase has protein sequence MRITLWGTRGSLAAPGPETVRYGGNTSCVEVRGADGTLLVLDAGTGIRRLGATIGPEVPRIDLLLTHLHMDHIQGLGFFKPLDQPDQEVHIWGPPSITLDLHARLARYLSPPLFPVWLRDLPCQLTLHDISLGSFQIGGFQIMASLVCHPGPTLGFRITEGSTSIAYLPDHEPALGAKEFPGEPDWISGFSLAEGVDLLIHDAQYTPEEYSKRIGWGHSAISHTIQFATVTGVKRLVTFHHDPSHTDFLLDYLIQGVQNSFDLTFQLIPGIEGTMLEL, from the coding sequence ATGAGAATCACCCTGTGGGGAACCCGGGGCTCCCTGGCAGCTCCAGGTCCTGAAACTGTCCGCTACGGAGGTAATACTTCTTGTGTGGAGGTAAGGGGAGCCGATGGGACTCTCTTAGTTCTGGATGCAGGGACCGGCATCCGGCGTCTGGGGGCCACTATCGGACCCGAAGTACCCCGTATCGATCTTCTCCTGACCCATCTTCATATGGATCATATCCAGGGATTGGGATTTTTCAAACCCTTAGATCAGCCCGATCAAGAAGTCCATATTTGGGGGCCTCCCTCCATAACCTTGGATTTACATGCCCGCCTGGCCCGATACCTTTCACCCCCCCTTTTTCCGGTATGGCTACGGGATTTACCCTGCCAACTTACACTTCATGACATCTCTCTAGGCAGTTTCCAGATTGGAGGATTTCAGATTATGGCCTCTCTCGTTTGTCACCCCGGACCGACCTTGGGTTTTCGGATTACCGAAGGCTCTACTTCAATCGCCTACTTGCCGGATCATGAACCAGCTCTCGGGGCGAAAGAATTTCCAGGAGAACCGGATTGGATATCCGGATTTAGCCTGGCCGAAGGGGTGGATCTTCTCATCCATGATGCACAATATACGCCGGAGGAGTATTCTAAGCGTATCGGATGGGGACACAGCGCCATTTCCCATACCATCCAATTTGCTACCGTTACAGGCGTCAAACGGCTTGTTACCTTCCACCATGACCCCAGTCATACAGATTTCCTTTTAGATTACCTCATCCAGGGTGTCCAAAACTCTTTTGATTTAACCTTTCAGCTCATCCCGGGAATCGAAGGGACTATGTTGGAGCTTTGA
- a CDS encoding efflux RND transporter periplasmic adaptor subunit: MPSKSFFSKVVPLLILILLFILVVFTLKPRSISRVPETGEKGIALVETARVVRGNLEPLFSALGSIEPRQQASVFSLVTGQLDKVLVNVGDKVQAGDVLAVINSSGIEAELKRVETELELAKAAPITELDPSKDGFLQALRIKQQVAREAELRQRLNDYTIRAPISGMVVKKNVHAGDTVAALGTVASPEPLFVIEDIESVYARAGIPEKFISQVQVGMKAKVRVGAYPLENFPLAIFQGQLARISPTINPETRTLDIWVEIPNKDGKLRPGMSSEVGLVIEHYKNVLLVPKEAIVKSEFQATEATIVYVIEDKEAIAQGKSSPVVARGVNLGLSDGVNYMIEETGKAGAQEKETSWLKEGDLVVTIGAPTLVDGQLVRAIR, translated from the coding sequence ATGCCGTCTAAAAGTTTTTTTTCCAAAGTCGTTCCCCTTCTCATTTTAATTCTTTTATTTATCCTGGTGGTATTTACCTTAAAACCGCGGTCCATTTCCAGGGTTCCTGAAACAGGTGAAAAAGGAATTGCCTTGGTTGAAACGGCTCGGGTGGTAAGAGGAAACCTGGAACCTCTCTTCTCAGCCCTGGGAAGTATTGAACCGCGCCAGCAGGCCAGTGTCTTCTCCCTGGTAACCGGACAGTTAGACAAAGTTCTGGTTAATGTAGGGGATAAAGTGCAGGCTGGAGATGTGCTGGCGGTTATCAATTCCAGCGGAATCGAAGCAGAGCTCAAGCGAGTTGAAACAGAACTGGAACTTGCAAAAGCGGCTCCCATAACCGAATTAGATCCCTCGAAGGATGGTTTTTTACAGGCCCTTCGAATAAAACAACAGGTGGCACGGGAAGCCGAGTTACGTCAAAGGTTAAACGATTATACAATTCGGGCTCCCATTTCCGGCATGGTGGTAAAGAAAAACGTCCATGCTGGAGATACCGTGGCCGCTTTGGGGACTGTAGCTTCTCCTGAGCCACTTTTTGTAATTGAAGATATAGAATCGGTTTATGCTCGGGCTGGAATTCCGGAGAAATTTATTTCCCAGGTTCAGGTTGGAATGAAGGCAAAGGTTCGGGTAGGGGCCTATCCCCTGGAGAACTTTCCTTTGGCGATCTTTCAGGGACAACTGGCCCGTATCAGTCCCACCATCAATCCAGAAACCCGAACCCTGGATATCTGGGTAGAAATTCCCAATAAAGATGGTAAGCTCAGACCCGGTATGTCTTCCGAAGTGGGATTGGTGATCGAGCATTATAAAAATGTCCTTCTGGTTCCCAAGGAAGCTATTGTTAAATCAGAATTTCAAGCAACTGAAGCAACCATCGTGTATGTTATAGAAGATAAGGAAGCCATTGCTCAGGGAAAAAGTTCTCCGGTGGTAGCCCGAGGGGTTAATCTGGGGTTAAGCGATGGAGTCAACTATATGATTGAAGAAACAGGTAAGGCTGGAGCTCAAGAAAAAGAGACCAGTTGGTTAAAGGAAGGAGATCTTGTGGTCACTATCGGAGCTCCTACGCTCGTTGACGGACAATTGGTCCGGGCCATTCGGTAA
- a CDS encoding formylmethanofuran dehydrogenase subunit E family protein, whose translation MWRILKLLTTQGRAKVPGGSLFLCLLLGVIIEVLSTTPSKSFGHDSSNPQAQAFELAKDFNGKMDPLLAVGLRMGEYAMKKLGVKKHELKVIAELNLEPPQSYILDGLQIITGATFGNRQIEVLPSAEPKITFINLNDGGGKVTLTLSKNFSEKLNGWMKDWGDAEIVSLYIYTLPTNEDIFQEVP comes from the coding sequence ATGTGGAGGATTCTTAAACTTTTAACCACGCAGGGAAGAGCTAAGGTACCGGGGGGCTCTCTCTTCCTCTGCCTGCTCTTAGGTGTGATCATAGAGGTACTTTCGACTACCCCGTCTAAGAGCTTCGGCCATGATAGTTCCAACCCTCAAGCTCAAGCCTTTGAACTTGCCAAGGACTTTAACGGAAAGATGGATCCCCTACTCGCGGTAGGTTTAAGAATGGGTGAATATGCCATGAAAAAATTGGGAGTTAAAAAACATGAACTCAAGGTGATTGCCGAGCTTAATTTAGAACCCCCCCAATCTTACATCCTGGATGGTCTCCAGATTATCACAGGGGCTACCTTCGGTAACCGACAGATTGAAGTGCTACCTTCGGCTGAACCTAAAATTACCTTTATTAACCTCAATGATGGAGGAGGAAAAGTGACGCTTACGCTATCCAAAAACTTTAGTGAAAAACTAAATGGGTGGATGAAGGATTGGGGTGACGCGGAGATTGTTTCCTTGTATATTTATACCCTGCCGACTAATGAGGATATTTTTCAAGAAGTTCCTTAG
- a CDS encoding efflux RND transporter permease subunit yields the protein MYLSDLSIRQPVLTTMVTAALIVLGLVSLSLLSVERFPDVFPPVVLITIQYPGSSAEEIENLITKPVEEAVAPIGGVTNILSTSNEGVAEVKVEFTLETPKDQAANRVREALSAIRHILPQGIEEPKIQRFDPAFHPMMLYALMGESDDRTVDQLWVLIHRYIKPQLESIEGVAAIDIMGGLEREIQINLDPNKLAVRGIPFQLVVDRVREEMSVVPGGRIKERKKELVLRTRGEITDLAELDNIILKYEKGSPIYLRDVGYTYDYYKEVRLLTRVNRDKAVAFGVRRQQGSNALTVAQQVRTKLAELSKTFPSDVKVLLMRDDSLRIASSVRDVYYSLLIGTALVVLIVFLFMRDWRSTFIVSLTLPTAVIATFTFMYFQGYSINLMTLMGLSLAIGLIVDDAIVVRENIFRHMEMGKNPFQAAREGTAEVGLAVMASTFTIVAVFVPVVFMTGTGGRFYKELGITVIVSVLLSLFVAFTLDPMLSSRFMKVMGKKGAIGEWENGRVEARPFIHSPPRPFYLSLYERILNWALDNRGKVLYGAGVMFLLSLLLIPFLGSEFLPTPDSGEFSILLELPLGSTINQMNDVVYDVEEFLDADWNKSCVPCRDIQDILSIVGSTSGVERTEIKVKLKPPSERKMSQDEIITQLRRDFPKFPGLRVAFIPVGAFGEEIQEFPILLHLRGEKLEVLRSLANDVFKVLATTPGTADIKILSARGRQEFEIKIDQKKAADFGLGVREVANLIRSMVEGVVPAKFREGGYTHDIRIHIQESERRSTEDLGKLTILTPKGEKIQLQDIATFGYSSGVTRIERLNRTHQITLASQVAEGRSLGEVVNDLKARLAQIDFPPGYSYTFGSQVRQMVESFRSLYFALFLSVIFIYMVLASQFGSFIHPFTIMLSLPLAIIGALLALFLARQTLNLMSLIGMVLLMGLVTKNAILLIEFAISLKEQGLPRRESVLSAALIRFRPILMTSLTTIFGMIPLAVGLGSEFEIRQPMAIGIIGGMLSSTCLTLVVIPVVYTLIDEKIEKWSMVRRPLSVVRDPLSLSTDN from the coding sequence GTGTATCTTTCGGATTTATCTATACGACAGCCTGTACTCACCACCATGGTGACTGCTGCCTTGATTGTCCTCGGCCTGGTTTCGCTTTCTCTGTTGAGCGTAGAGCGTTTTCCGGATGTTTTCCCTCCTGTGGTTTTGATTACCATTCAATATCCCGGCTCCAGTGCCGAGGAAATTGAAAACCTTATTACCAAGCCTGTGGAAGAAGCAGTAGCCCCCATTGGAGGGGTTACCAATATCCTCTCGACTTCCAATGAAGGAGTTGCCGAGGTGAAGGTTGAGTTTACCCTGGAAACCCCTAAAGATCAGGCGGCAAACCGGGTACGAGAGGCTCTTTCTGCCATCAGGCATATCCTGCCTCAAGGAATTGAGGAACCTAAAATTCAAAGATTCGATCCAGCTTTCCACCCTATGATGCTTTATGCCTTAATGGGAGAAAGCGATGATCGGACCGTTGATCAACTTTGGGTTCTTATTCATCGGTACATAAAACCCCAACTGGAAAGTATAGAAGGAGTGGCGGCGATAGATATCATGGGAGGATTGGAAAGGGAGATCCAAATCAACCTGGATCCCAACAAATTGGCCGTCCGAGGAATTCCGTTTCAGTTGGTTGTGGACCGGGTTAGGGAAGAAATGTCGGTTGTCCCAGGAGGACGGATTAAAGAGAGGAAGAAAGAACTGGTTTTGAGAACGCGGGGTGAGATAACCGATCTTGCGGAACTGGATAATATCATCTTAAAGTATGAGAAGGGATCTCCCATTTATCTGAGGGATGTGGGATATACGTACGATTACTACAAAGAGGTCCGCTTATTAACCCGTGTCAACCGAGACAAAGCGGTTGCCTTTGGAGTTCGAAGACAACAGGGGAGTAATGCCCTGACCGTAGCCCAACAGGTACGTACAAAATTGGCCGAACTCTCCAAAACCTTTCCCTCGGATGTTAAGGTCTTATTGATGCGGGACGATTCTTTAAGGATTGCCAGCTCTGTTCGGGATGTGTATTACAGTCTCTTGATCGGTACGGCCCTGGTGGTTCTTATTGTATTTCTTTTCATGCGGGATTGGCGAAGCACATTTATCGTCTCGCTAACCTTACCGACAGCCGTCATTGCAACCTTTACCTTTATGTATTTTCAGGGTTATAGTATTAATTTAATGACCCTGATGGGGTTATCCCTGGCTATAGGTCTCATTGTAGATGATGCCATTGTAGTCCGTGAAAATATCTTCCGGCATATGGAAATGGGGAAAAATCCTTTTCAAGCGGCCCGGGAAGGAACCGCCGAGGTGGGTCTGGCCGTTATGGCCTCCACCTTTACCATTGTTGCCGTATTTGTACCTGTTGTTTTCATGACCGGTACCGGGGGAAGGTTCTATAAAGAACTGGGAATAACGGTCATCGTTTCGGTTCTTTTATCCCTCTTTGTTGCTTTTACCCTGGATCCGATGCTTTCATCCCGTTTCATGAAAGTCATGGGGAAGAAGGGGGCAATAGGAGAATGGGAGAACGGGAGGGTGGAGGCACGTCCGTTCATCCATTCTCCCCCTCGCCCCTTTTATCTCTCTCTTTATGAACGTATTTTAAACTGGGCACTGGATAATCGGGGAAAGGTGCTTTATGGGGCCGGGGTTATGTTTTTGTTGAGTTTACTCTTAATTCCCTTCCTGGGAAGTGAATTCCTTCCCACTCCTGATAGTGGAGAATTCAGTATTTTGCTGGAATTACCCCTGGGGTCTACCATTAATCAAATGAATGATGTGGTCTACGATGTAGAAGAGTTTTTGGATGCAGACTGGAATAAGTCCTGTGTTCCCTGCCGGGATATCCAGGATATACTCTCCATTGTAGGATCTACCTCAGGGGTTGAGCGAACCGAAATTAAAGTTAAACTGAAACCACCCTCTGAGAGAAAAATGTCCCAAGACGAAATTATTACCCAACTTCGGAGAGATTTTCCTAAATTTCCCGGCCTGAGGGTTGCCTTTATTCCTGTCGGGGCTTTTGGAGAGGAAATCCAGGAATTTCCGATCCTGCTCCATCTTCGAGGTGAGAAGCTTGAAGTCCTGAGAAGTCTGGCCAATGATGTTTTTAAAGTATTGGCAACAACTCCAGGTACAGCAGATATTAAAATTCTGTCGGCCAGAGGACGGCAAGAATTTGAAATCAAGATCGATCAGAAAAAAGCGGCTGATTTCGGCCTTGGAGTGCGGGAAGTGGCCAACTTGATCCGCTCTATGGTAGAAGGAGTTGTCCCGGCTAAATTCCGGGAAGGTGGTTATACCCATGATATCCGGATTCACATACAGGAATCGGAGCGACGTTCAACCGAGGATCTGGGTAAATTAACTATTTTAACTCCTAAAGGAGAGAAAATCCAACTCCAGGACATTGCCACCTTTGGTTATTCATCCGGGGTGACCCGAATTGAGCGGCTCAATCGAACCCACCAGATCACCCTCGCCAGTCAAGTGGCTGAAGGCCGATCCCTGGGAGAAGTAGTTAACGATCTCAAGGCAAGACTAGCCCAGATAGATTTTCCGCCGGGTTATTCCTATACCTTTGGAAGCCAGGTACGACAAATGGTGGAATCCTTCCGCTCTTTGTACTTTGCCCTTTTCTTGTCGGTCATTTTTATTTATATGGTTTTGGCTTCACAATTCGGTTCCTTTATCCATCCCTTTACCATTATGCTTTCACTCCCTTTAGCCATTATCGGGGCCCTGTTGGCACTTTTCCTGGCAAGACAGACCCTTAACCTGATGTCCCTGATCGGAATGGTTCTCTTAATGGGACTGGTTACTAAAAATGCCATTTTGCTGATCGAATTTGCCATCTCGTTGAAAGAACAAGGTCTACCTCGACGAGAATCTGTCCTATCTGCAGCCTTAATCCGCTTTCGCCCCATCTTGATGACCTCTTTAACGACTATTTTTGGTATGATTCCTTTGGCCGTAGGACTGGGATCCGAGTTTGAAATCCGCCAACCTATGGCCATAGGTATTATCGGAGGAATGTTGAGTTCTACCTGCCTGACCCTGGTGGTTATACCGGTAGTTTACACTTTAATCGATGAAAAAATAGAAAAATGGTCCATGGTCCGCCGTCCGTTGTCCGTTGTCCGGGATCCTTTGTCCCTTTCGACAGACAATTGA
- a CDS encoding PAS domain-containing protein: MPQKDIEIILMRQLASYLAIPTLIADSGETLIFCNGSAEEVLGCQYKEIGEVSLQKWSSMIPAITEEGSPLPMEDRPLLIALQKHQATHRAYWIRTFNNLFKKIKITAFPLKGMAGRYLGAVSIFWEVNPLPRQVVNAAQNVENLKVSRCIEVILMRQLSSYLAMSIFLVDPVGNLLFYNESAERLLGHRYNETGEMPFEEWSTIFTPTAEDGSPISPEDLPLSIALQKYRADHRSFWIRSLDGIFRRIAVTAFPLEGEGNRHLGAVAIFWEEENPL; the protein is encoded by the coding sequence ATGCCCCAGAAAGATATTGAAATTATTCTAATGCGGCAACTTGCGAGTTATCTTGCCATACCCACCCTTATTGCAGATTCCGGTGAAACCTTAATTTTTTGCAATGGTTCGGCTGAAGAAGTGCTGGGTTGTCAATACAAAGAAATCGGGGAAGTATCTCTGCAAAAATGGTCTTCTATGATTCCGGCAATTACCGAGGAAGGCTCACCCCTCCCCATGGAAGACAGACCCTTACTAATCGCTCTTCAGAAGCACCAGGCAACCCATCGGGCCTATTGGATTCGTACCTTTAACAACCTCTTCAAAAAAATTAAGATTACCGCCTTCCCCCTAAAGGGAATGGCGGGTCGATACCTGGGTGCGGTATCCATCTTCTGGGAGGTAAATCCTCTACCTAGGCAGGTAGTAAATGCTGCCCAAAACGTAGAAAACCTCAAAGTTTCCAGGTGTATAGAAGTCATCCTCATGCGACAGCTTTCAAGTTATCTTGCCATGTCGATCTTCCTGGTAGATCCGGTCGGAAACCTGCTTTTTTACAATGAATCCGCCGAAAGGCTTCTGGGCCATCGATATAATGAAACCGGTGAAATGCCTTTTGAGGAGTGGTCTACCATTTTCACTCCAACGGCCGAAGATGGTTCTCCTATTTCCCCCGAGGATCTCCCCCTGAGCATTGCTCTCCAGAAGTATCGAGCAGACCATCGTTCATTCTGGATCCGAAGTCTGGATGGAATTTTCAGAAGAATTGCAGTGACAGCATTTCCACTGGAAGGAGAAGGAAATCGGCATCTAGGTGCCGTGGCAATCTTTTGGGAGGAAGAGAACCCTTTATGA
- the fae gene encoding formaldehyde-activating enzyme yields the protein MDMRIGESLVGDGNEVAHIDLLIGSKTGPVGQAFAQTLVSPRMGHTALLAVLTPNLQPKPATVIVNKVTIKGGDQAVLMFGPAQAAVAKAVADSVEAGVIPKGLVEDIVIVVGVFIHWDAKDKKKIYDYNYEATKQAIARAMKNEPSIDEVLAKKDTAKHPFA from the coding sequence ATGGATATGCGTATCGGTGAATCCCTAGTTGGGGATGGAAATGAAGTAGCCCATATAGATTTGCTGATAGGTTCCAAAACAGGTCCAGTAGGTCAGGCCTTTGCCCAAACCCTTGTATCGCCGCGAATGGGTCATACCGCTCTTCTGGCCGTCTTAACCCCAAACCTCCAACCAAAACCGGCGACCGTTATTGTGAATAAGGTTACCATCAAGGGGGGAGACCAAGCGGTATTGATGTTTGGTCCGGCCCAGGCAGCAGTGGCTAAAGCCGTTGCCGATTCAGTTGAAGCCGGTGTAATTCCTAAAGGATTGGTCGAAGATATTGTGATTGTGGTCGGGGTATTTATTCACTGGGATGCCAAGGATAAGAAGAAAATTTACGATTATAATTACGAGGCGACCAAACAAGCGATTGCCCGAGCCATGAAAAATGAACCGAGTATCGATGAAGTACTGGCCAAGAAGGACACGGCCAAACACCCCTTCGCTTGA